A part of Dehalococcoidia bacterium genomic DNA contains:
- a CDS encoding CoA transferase has translation MQILEGIRIVDFTRYAAGPQITLTLAFMGAEVIRIESNAELDHFRRPESAVSYGSTRASHDSFNTLNLNKLSVTLNLKTEGGIELSKKLIAKSDVVVDNFRPGVMYRLGLGYDALKQIKPDIIMLSASSHGAVGPEKQYSAYAVTFGPIGGVSHLTGYEDGSPAVTRSSADLRPGTAAAFAVLAALNYREVSGEGQFIDLSAREAISCEIGEAIMDYTMNGRVRTRRGNRDDILAPNNCYRCKGDDKWISISIANDAEWKALVAAMGNPTWTDDERFADQFRRWHNQDEIDKHISEWTSQHSDYEIMDLLQRMGVAAVPAFDSEELFTDPHCKGRNVFVPTETAAEGRLYAVAPPWKFPETPARVTRAAPELGQDNDYVLRKLLGLSQKEIDKLIEDKILY, from the coding sequence ATGCAGATACTTGAAGGAATAAGGATAGTCGATTTCACACGCTATGCGGCCGGGCCGCAGATAACGCTAACGCTGGCATTCATGGGCGCCGAGGTCATCAGGATAGAGAGCAATGCCGAACTCGACCACTTCCGGCGCCCTGAATCGGCGGTGAGCTACGGCTCGACGCGCGCCAGCCACGACAGCTTCAACACGCTGAATTTAAATAAGCTGAGCGTGACGCTGAACCTCAAAACAGAGGGCGGCATCGAGCTGTCCAAAAAGCTCATTGCCAAGAGCGACGTGGTCGTGGACAACTTCCGCCCCGGCGTCATGTACCGGCTCGGCCTCGGCTACGATGCGTTAAAACAAATAAAACCCGACATTATCATGCTCTCAGCATCGAGCCATGGGGCGGTCGGGCCGGAGAAGCAGTACTCGGCCTACGCCGTGACCTTCGGGCCCATCGGCGGGGTCTCGCACCTCACCGGCTATGAGGACGGCAGCCCCGCCGTGACCCGCAGCAGCGCCGACCTCAGGCCGGGAACCGCCGCCGCCTTCGCCGTCCTCGCCGCGCTGAACTACCGCGAAGTGAGCGGCGAGGGGCAGTTCATCGACCTCTCGGCGCGCGAGGCCATAAGCTGCGAGATCGGCGAGGCGATCATGGACTATACAATGAACGGTAGAGTACGCACCCGCCGCGGCAACCGCGATGATATCCTGGCTCCCAACAACTGCTACCGCTGCAAGGGCGATGACAAGTGGATAAGCATTTCAATCGCGAACGACGCTGAGTGGAAGGCGCTTGTCGCAGCTATGGGCAATCCCACGTGGACTGACGACGAGCGTTTTGCCGATCAGTTCCGCAGGTGGCACAACCAGGACGAGATCGATAAGCACATCTCGGAGTGGACGTCCCAACACAGCGACTACGAGATTATGGACTTGCTGCAGCGTATGGGAGTGGCTGCGGTTCCCGCCTTCGACAGCGAGGAGCTTTTTACCGATCCGCACTGCAAGGGGAGGAACGTCTTCGTCCCTACGGAAACCGCCGCTGAAGGTCGATTGTACGCCGTGGCCCCGCCCTGGAAATTCCCGGAGACCCCGGCCCGCGTTACCAGGGCCGCTCCAGAGCTGGGACAGGATAACGACTACGTCCTGCGTAAGCTGCTCGGGCTCTCGCAGAAAGAGATCGATAAACTCATCGAGGATAAGATTCTCTACTAG
- a CDS encoding CoA transferase, whose product MTGKTRKSTKSQSATKSALGGVKILELCQMVAGPYCAKLMADLGAEVIKVETPSYGDAARRSPPFYKDKPDSEGSGLFLYLNTNKLGVTLDVATTTGRDIFIELAKDADIIVEDNAPGWMDQHRIGYDELKSINPDIIMTSITPFGQTGPYRDYKAYPLNSFQSSGEGYLTPGGIENMGRPPLRLGTFVGEYDSGLNAANATLGALFVKRRTGRGQHVDISKQESIMALNRLDMARFANHGEVMTRARLGAPYGGILPCKDGYTVFITWEPEQWDKLVRFMGDPDWAKDEQFRDYADRHKYGEVINALITEWTMQHTKEELYHCGQEAGIAFGMVFTPKDLVESEHLKAREYFVEVDHPSTGPIKYPGVPYKFSETPARIERPAPMLGQHNVEIFVERLGHSKDEMRKWGSAGII is encoded by the coding sequence ATGACCGGAAAGACGCGAAAATCGACCAAATCGCAATCGGCTACCAAATCGGCGCTGGGCGGCGTGAAGATACTGGAGCTATGTCAGATGGTCGCCGGACCATATTGCGCAAAGCTCATGGCGGACCTGGGGGCCGAGGTGATAAAAGTAGAGACGCCGTCATACGGAGACGCCGCGAGAAGATCGCCCCCGTTCTATAAAGATAAACCGGATTCGGAAGGGAGCGGCCTCTTCCTCTATCTCAACACCAACAAGCTCGGCGTAACGCTCGATGTCGCAACGACGACCGGACGAGATATCTTCATCGAACTGGCCAAAGACGCCGATATCATCGTCGAGGACAACGCGCCGGGATGGATGGATCAGCACCGTATCGGGTATGACGAATTAAAGTCGATAAATCCTGACATCATAATGACATCGATAACGCCGTTCGGGCAGACGGGGCCGTATCGCGATTACAAGGCTTATCCTCTTAATTCTTTCCAGAGCAGCGGCGAGGGCTATCTCACGCCGGGCGGCATCGAGAACATGGGGAGGCCGCCGCTTCGACTCGGCACCTTCGTCGGCGAGTACGACAGCGGGCTCAACGCGGCCAACGCCACACTGGGCGCGCTATTCGTTAAACGCCGTACAGGCCGCGGCCAGCACGTCGACATCTCCAAGCAGGAATCGATAATGGCGCTTAACCGCCTCGATATGGCTCGTTTCGCCAACCATGGAGAAGTCATGACGCGGGCCAGGCTCGGCGCTCCGTACGGCGGCATCCTGCCGTGCAAGGACGGCTACACCGTCTTCATCACGTGGGAGCCGGAGCAGTGGGACAAGCTGGTGCGCTTCATGGGCGACCCGGACTGGGCCAAAGACGAGCAGTTCAGGGATTACGCCGACCGCCATAAGTACGGGGAGGTCATCAACGCACTGATCACGGAATGGACCATGCAGCACACCAAAGAGGAGTTGTATCACTGCGGCCAGGAGGCCGGCATAGCCTTCGGCATGGTGTTCACGCCCAAAGATTTAGTCGAATCGGAACACCTCAAAGCGAGGGAGTATTTCGTCGAGGTCGATCATCCCAGTACCGGGCCGATAAAGTATCCCGGGGTACCATACAAATTCTCGGAGACGCCTGCTCGCATCGAGCGCCCCGCGCCCATGCTGGGCCAGCATAATGTTGAGATATTTGTCGAGAGATTGGGACATAGCAAGGACGAGATGAGGAAGTGGGGTTCTGCGGGTATAATATGA
- a CDS encoding DUF433 domain-containing protein encodes MEWQKYITVDPKVCHGKACIKGTRVMVSVILDNLAAGLTPEEIVRNYPSISVKAVNAAIVYAAELAKERVVSMPS; translated from the coding sequence ATGGAATGGCAAAAGTACATTACCGTTGATCCGAAAGTTTGCCACGGGAAGGCCTGTATCAAGGGAACCCGCGTCATGGTGTCCGTTATCCTCGATAACCTGGCCGCCGGTCTCACCCCTGAGGAGATCGTCCGAAACTACCCCTCCATAAGCGTCAAAGCTGTAAATGCCGCCATCGTCTATGCGGCGGAGCTTGCCAAAGAGCGCGTCGTTTCCATGCCGTCTTAA
- a CDS encoding MBL fold metallo-hydrolase produces MEIKLTTLTENTANYGFIGEWGLSILVEAEGKRILMDTGLGFSPVHNAQLMGVDLATIDLATIDRIALSHGHADHTGGLRDVLKVKGGVEIVAHPDMWDSKYAQRGPESFQYIGVPFAREELESRGALFNLSKEPVRIMEHIMTSGEIPMTSGYEEIDKNLFVKKDGVLQPDPLADDLALIIDTDFGLVVIFGCGHRGVVNTLRHAQKLTGKEMIYAVIGGIHLFRAPDEQLELTIAELQTMGIQRLGVSHCTGFRASARLAQEFPEAFFQNNAGTRIELP; encoded by the coding sequence ATGGAGATCAAGCTGACTACGCTAACTGAAAATACGGCTAATTACGGTTTCATCGGCGAGTGGGGACTGAGTATTCTGGTAGAGGCGGAAGGGAAAAGGATATTAATGGATACCGGGCTCGGCTTTTCGCCGGTACACAACGCTCAGCTGATGGGCGTCGACCTTGCAACCATCGACCTTGCAACCATCGACCGCATAGCGCTGAGCCATGGCCACGCCGACCACACCGGCGGCCTGCGCGACGTGCTGAAGGTGAAGGGCGGCGTTGAGATCGTAGCACACCCCGACATGTGGGATTCAAAGTACGCACAGCGCGGGCCGGAATCGTTCCAGTACATCGGCGTGCCGTTCGCGAGGGAGGAACTGGAGAGCCGCGGCGCACTCTTCAACCTGTCGAAAGAGCCCGTCCGCATAATGGAACACATCATGACCAGCGGCGAGATTCCCATGACCTCCGGTTACGAGGAAATCGATAAGAACCTCTTCGTGAAAAAGGACGGCGTGCTACAGCCCGATCCCCTGGCCGACGACCTGGCGCTCATTATCGACACCGATTTCGGTCTTGTGGTCATATTCGGCTGCGGCCACCGCGGAGTGGTGAACACGCTGCGCCACGCCCAGAAGCTGACCGGCAAGGAGATGATATACGCCGTCATCGGCGGGATTCACCTGTTTCGCGCTCCCGATGAACAGTTGGAGCTGACCATAGCCGAGCTGCAGACGATGGGCATCCAGAGGCTGGGTGTTTCCCACTGCACCGGTTTCAGGGCCTCGGCGCGGCTGGCGCAGGAGTTCCCGGAGGCCTTCTTCCAGAACAATGCCGGGACGCGCATCGAATTGCCGTAG
- a CDS encoding flavodoxin family protein, with the protein MKVLVTYHSVSGNTKKVADAIFKEIKADKEILPLNEVRDLKGYDLSFIGFPIHAYGPSKDAKEFLEKKVTGKDIALFITHSAPEDEPLVPSWLAACKIAASGANLVGIFDCQGELAQNVKEMMLGSKDPQLIAWAERSGEALGQPDKTRLKKASKFAKDVMGRYKKSAL; encoded by the coding sequence ATGAAAGTTCTTGTTACATATCATTCCGTCAGCGGCAACACAAAGAAGGTCGCAGATGCTATCTTTAAGGAGATCAAGGCCGATAAAGAGATATTGCCTTTGAATGAGGTGAGAGACCTTAAGGGCTACGACCTCAGCTTCATCGGCTTCCCCATACACGCCTACGGCCCGTCCAAGGATGCCAAGGAATTCCTTGAGAAGAAGGTTACGGGCAAGGATATAGCTCTGTTCATTACACACTCAGCGCCCGAGGACGAGCCGCTGGTACCGAGTTGGCTTGCAGCCTGCAAGATAGCCGCCTCCGGAGCCAACCTTGTCGGGATATTCGATTGCCAGGGTGAGCTGGCGCAGAATGTTAAAGAGATGATGCTTGGCAGCAAGGACCCGCAGCTCATCGCATGGGCCGAGCGCAGCGGCGAGGCGCTGGGCCAGCCGGATAAGACCAGGCTCAAGAAGGCGAGCAAGTTCGCCAAGGACGTGATGGGGAGGTATAAAAAATCAGCCCTCTGA
- a CDS encoding DUF5615 family PIN-like protein, whose protein sequence is MEFKVDENLPIEAAELLREAGYDAATVLEQGLGGGDDAEVAALCKKEKRALITLDVDFSDIRSYPPKDYHGLVVLRLKYLDKAHVLDALKMVVPKFAKEPLAHHMWIVEEGRIRIRD, encoded by the coding sequence ATGGAGTTCAAGGTTGACGAGAATCTGCCGATAGAGGCCGCGGAGCTGCTCCGCGAGGCGGGTTATGATGCGGCTACGGTGCTGGAGCAAGGGTTGGGTGGCGGAGATGATGCTGAAGTCGCAGCCCTGTGTAAGAAAGAAAAACGCGCCTTAATAACCCTCGACGTCGATTTCTCTGATATTCGCAGCTATCCTCCCAAGGATTATCACGGTCTGGTCGTGCTGCGACTCAAGTATCTCGATAAAGCCCATGTTCTTGACGCACTCAAAATGGTGGTGCCCAAGTTTGCCAAGGAGCCGCTTGCGCATCATATGTGGATTGTGGAGGAAGGGCGCATCAGAATCAGGGATTGA
- a CDS encoding gamma carbonic anhydrase family protein gives MLYKFDGKQPVIGKETYVSETATVIGDVVIGDNCYIGHGAIIRGDYGRIEIGDGTAVEEGVIIHCPPNEVHSIGRSVTIGHGAMVHGKRIGDSAVIGLGASVSIWSEVGEWAIVAEGAVVKMKQVVPAGTVVAGNPARAARKVSAEDKKLWNLGKWVYVELAKKYVKEGMQPVE, from the coding sequence GTGCTCTATAAATTCGACGGCAAACAACCTGTTATAGGGAAAGAGACCTACGTGAGCGAGACGGCGACGGTCATCGGGGACGTGGTCATCGGCGATAACTGCTACATCGGGCACGGCGCCATCATAAGGGGCGACTACGGCCGGATCGAGATCGGCGATGGTACCGCGGTCGAGGAAGGCGTCATCATCCACTGCCCGCCTAACGAGGTGCACAGCATCGGCAGGAGCGTGACCATCGGCCACGGCGCCATGGTTCACGGCAAGCGCATCGGGGACAGCGCTGTGATCGGGCTGGGGGCCTCGGTGAGCATCTGGTCCGAGGTCGGTGAATGGGCCATCGTCGCCGAGGGGGCCGTCGTTAAGATGAAGCAGGTAGTTCCTGCAGGTACGGTCGTTGCCGGCAACCCCGCCCGCGCCGCGCGCAAGGTCAGCGCGGAGGACAAGAAACTGTGGAACCTGGGAAAGTGGGTCTACGTTGAGCTGGCGAAGAAGTATGTAAAGGAAGGCATGCAGCCTGTGGAATAG
- a CDS encoding DNA polymerase III subunit alpha, with amino-acid sequence MFTHLHVHTEYSLLDGLCRIPQLVARAKELGMNSVAITDHGVMHGVIQFYRAARDAGIKPIIGCEMYVAPRGREQKDIADKNPYHVTLLARNEAGYHNLTQLNSKAHLEGFYYKPRVDRDLLVKHREGIIALSGCLQGEVPRLLLDGRTNEAREAALWYKETFGDFYFEIQRHPIAELDKVNPLLIELGQELEIPLVATNDVHYTLKEDFRAHDLLLCVQRNTTMYDAGRYSMGQSFYFTSEEEMRQLFADIPEAVDNTQLVADKCSLELEFGRQLLPEVELPRGMTADTYLEKLCRDGLAKRYGTPSPQLTERLEYELHVIKETNFANYFLVVGDLVSYARNRGILVGVRGSAAASLVLYALGITDIDPVEHKLVFERFLNVERREMPDIDLDFQDDRRDEVITYAAQKWGAECVAQIITFGTFGARAAVRDVGRALGMSYGDVDRVAKLIPATPNVKLDGALEENPELAQLYAADDAVKMLIDDAKRIEGISRHASTHAAGIVISKEPLTRYVPLQRPTRSTEDAIAMTQFSMDDIAKIGLLKMDILGLINLTVLAKTVELIAANKGVKVDMNNLPLDDTKTFELLAAGETTGVFQLEGSGMRAFVKDLKPSTFGDIAAMIALYRPGPMQHIPRFIKAKQGLEPVAFPHPDLANILRDTYGIIVYQDQVLFIVQAFAGYSLGAADIFRKAMGKKIPEVMKKERENFIAGAKRKGFSQKLAEQVFELIEPFAGYAFNKAHSTSYAMIAYQTAYFKANYPVEFMCALMAMHMGNPEKIRSAVTDCNRMGIKVLPPDINRSRVEFSIEKTDDGDAIRFGLNAIKNVGAGAVEPIIKAREEGEFQSIADLCRRADMRSVNKKVMESLIKVGALDKLGLRGVLLANIDRILSLAQRERRLQETGQTTMFDLFGDSVQTPLPELQLEGRDDAPLQEKLSWERELTGLYLSEHPLSSATRKLAAMHTTLCGQIDETMVGKTITIAGMVSSPRHLFTRDNKPFVATSLEDLDGTVPINVWPEVYQRTKDLWVEGNIVLIDGKVQNRRDQIQVSVDNARLYLPDDEPEPPPPPVPKRKIRITVTESESKEADLERLKSLVGLVRQYPGKDDVLLRVEVSNGGDTVRLSPAAYTPELHERLVEIVGEGNVVVE; translated from the coding sequence ATGTTTACCCACCTTCACGTTCATACCGAATACAGCCTTCTCGACGGATTGTGCCGCATTCCGCAGCTCGTGGCCCGGGCTAAAGAGCTGGGCATGAACAGCGTGGCTATTACCGACCACGGCGTGATGCACGGCGTTATCCAGTTCTACCGTGCCGCCCGCGATGCCGGCATCAAGCCCATCATAGGCTGCGAGATGTATGTGGCGCCGCGCGGACGCGAGCAGAAGGACATCGCGGACAAGAACCCGTATCATGTGACGCTTCTGGCCAGGAATGAGGCCGGCTATCACAACCTGACCCAGCTCAACTCCAAGGCGCACCTGGAGGGCTTCTATTACAAGCCTCGAGTGGATCGTGATCTGCTGGTCAAGCACCGCGAAGGCATCATCGCGCTCTCCGGCTGCCTGCAGGGAGAGGTGCCGCGCCTGCTGCTGGATGGGCGCACCAACGAGGCGCGGGAGGCGGCGCTGTGGTACAAGGAGACCTTCGGCGATTTCTACTTCGAGATACAAAGGCATCCCATAGCCGAACTCGACAAGGTAAATCCGCTGCTCATCGAGCTGGGCCAGGAGCTTGAGATACCGCTCGTGGCCACCAACGACGTGCATTACACGCTCAAGGAGGACTTCCGAGCCCACGACCTCCTGCTCTGCGTGCAGCGCAACACCACTATGTACGATGCCGGCAGATATTCCATGGGGCAGTCGTTCTATTTCACCAGCGAGGAGGAGATGCGGCAGCTCTTCGCCGACATTCCGGAAGCCGTCGACAACACCCAACTCGTGGCCGACAAGTGCAGCCTGGAGCTGGAGTTCGGCCGTCAGCTGCTCCCCGAGGTGGAGTTGCCCCGTGGCATGACCGCCGACACATACCTCGAAAAGCTGTGCCGCGATGGTCTGGCTAAGCGCTACGGCACGCCGTCGCCGCAGCTTACCGAGCGTCTTGAGTATGAGCTGCATGTCATCAAGGAAACTAATTTCGCCAACTACTTCCTCGTCGTCGGCGATCTCGTGTCGTATGCCAGGAATCGCGGCATCCTGGTCGGCGTGCGCGGCAGCGCGGCGGCTAGCCTGGTGCTGTACGCCCTGGGCATCACCGACATAGATCCAGTGGAGCACAAGCTGGTCTTCGAGCGCTTCCTCAACGTCGAGCGCAGGGAGATGCCGGATATAGACCTCGATTTCCAGGACGACCGCCGCGACGAGGTCATCACCTACGCTGCGCAGAAGTGGGGCGCCGAGTGCGTGGCGCAGATAATCACTTTCGGCACCTTCGGGGCGCGCGCCGCGGTGCGGGATGTGGGCCGCGCGCTGGGCATGTCCTACGGCGATGTGGATCGCGTGGCCAAGCTGATACCGGCGACACCCAACGTCAAGCTCGACGGCGCGCTGGAGGAGAACCCGGAGCTGGCGCAGCTTTACGCCGCCGATGACGCGGTCAAGATGCTCATCGACGACGCGAAACGGATCGAGGGCATCTCCCGTCACGCGTCGACGCACGCCGCCGGCATCGTCATCTCGAAGGAGCCGCTGACAAGGTACGTTCCGTTGCAGCGCCCGACACGGTCCACCGAAGACGCTATCGCCATGACGCAGTTCTCCATGGACGATATCGCCAAGATCGGCCTCTTGAAGATGGATATACTGGGCCTCATCAACCTGACCGTGCTGGCCAAAACCGTCGAATTGATCGCCGCCAACAAGGGCGTCAAGGTCGATATGAACAATCTCCCGCTCGATGATACGAAGACGTTCGAATTGCTGGCCGCGGGCGAGACCACGGGCGTGTTCCAGCTGGAGGGCAGCGGCATGCGCGCCTTCGTGAAAGACCTCAAGCCGTCGACCTTCGGCGACATCGCGGCCATGATCGCGCTCTACCGCCCGGGCCCGATGCAGCACATCCCGCGCTTCATCAAGGCCAAGCAAGGTCTGGAACCCGTCGCTTTCCCCCATCCCGACCTGGCCAACATTCTGCGCGACACCTACGGCATCATCGTCTACCAGGACCAGGTGCTGTTCATAGTGCAGGCCTTCGCCGGCTACAGCCTGGGCGCCGCCGACATCTTCCGCAAGGCCATGGGCAAGAAGATACCGGAGGTCATGAAAAAGGAGCGGGAGAACTTCATAGCCGGAGCCAAAAGGAAGGGCTTCTCGCAGAAGCTGGCCGAGCAGGTCTTCGAGCTCATCGAGCCCTTCGCCGGATACGCCTTCAACAAGGCGCACAGCACCAGCTACGCCATGATCGCTTACCAGACGGCCTATTTCAAAGCCAACTACCCTGTAGAATTTATGTGCGCGCTGATGGCCATGCACATGGGAAACCCGGAGAAGATACGCTCGGCCGTGACCGACTGCAACCGCATGGGTATAAAGGTCCTTCCCCCCGATATCAACAGGAGCCGCGTCGAGTTCTCAATCGAGAAGACCGATGACGGCGACGCCATACGCTTCGGGCTGAACGCCATCAAGAACGTGGGCGCGGGCGCCGTGGAGCCCATCATCAAGGCGCGCGAGGAGGGCGAGTTCCAGTCCATAGCCGACCTGTGCCGCCGCGCCGACATGCGCTCGGTGAACAAGAAGGTCATGGAGAGCCTGATAAAGGTCGGCGCCCTCGATAAGCTGGGCCTGCGTGGCGTGCTGCTGGCCAACATCGACCGCATCCTCTCGCTGGCGCAGAGGGAACGGCGTTTACAGGAGACGGGCCAGACCACCATGTTCGACCTCTTCGGCGACAGCGTGCAGACGCCTCTTCCCGAGCTTCAGCTCGAGGGCAGGGACGACGCGCCGCTGCAGGAGAAACTGTCGTGGGAGCGCGAGCTCACCGGCCTGTACCTTTCGGAGCATCCGCTTTCCAGCGCCACGCGCAAGCTGGCGGCCATGCACACCACGCTCTGCGGCCAGATCGATGAAACCATGGTCGGAAAAACGATTACCATCGCCGGCATGGTTTCCAGCCCGCGCCATCTCTTCACGAGGGATAACAAGCCTTTCGTGGCCACGTCTCTGGAAGACTTGGACGGCACCGTTCCCATAAACGTCTGGCCCGAGGTCTACCAGCGCACCAAGGACCTCTGGGTGGAAGGCAACATAGTACTTATCGACGGCAAAGTGCAGAACCGCCGCGACCAGATACAGGTCAGCGTGGACAACGCCCGCCTCTACCTGCCTGACGACGAGCCCGAGCCGCCCCCGCCGCCCGTTCCGAAACGTAAAATCCGCATCACCGTGACCGAGAGCGAGAGCAAGGAAGCCGACCTCGAGCGGTTAAAGAGTTTGGTCGGCCTGGTCAGGCAGTACCCGGGCAAGGACGACGTGCTCCTGCGCGTGGAGGTTTCCAACGGCGGCGACACCGTGCGTTTGTCTCCCGCGGCCTACACCCCGGAGCTGCACGAACGCCTCGTGGAGATAGTGGGCGAGGGTAATGTGGTTGTCGAATAG
- a CDS encoding acetyl-CoA C-acetyltransferase yields MREVVFVSGARTAIGNYGGTLQNIPVVKLGTTVIREAMLRAGIRPETGKKLLDFGPDGLKDERFIDLEQKHMKWDEKLKPVQIDEVIMGLVLFAGQRQNPARLASVYAGLPKETPAFTLNKLCASGMKAIALGAQSIMMGEADVVVAGGMESMSGVPYSLPKARWGYRMDLDGHGEMNDLLLWDALLETFYDYHMGVTAENIAAKYGITRKEQDELGLMSHNRARQAIAEGIFKKEIVPVMVPQKKGDPVAFDTDERPMDTSLEKMAKLPTMFKKDGTVTAGNASGVNDAAAAVVLMSAEKAKELGIKPMAKITAFTSVALNPAYMGLGPIPAVRKLLDKTGLKLDDFDNIELNEAFAAQAIGCIRELKVNMDKTNIHGSGISLGHPIGCTGARLVVTLMHEMERSNLKRGLASLCVGGGQGMAIALER; encoded by the coding sequence ATGCGAGAAGTAGTATTTGTAAGCGGCGCGCGCACGGCCATAGGAAACTACGGCGGCACGCTGCAGAACATCCCGGTTGTGAAACTTGGAACCACCGTGATCAGGGAGGCGATGCTGCGCGCCGGCATCCGCCCCGAGACGGGTAAAAAATTGCTTGATTTCGGGCCCGACGGGCTCAAGGACGAGCGTTTTATCGATCTTGAGCAGAAGCATATGAAATGGGACGAGAAGCTCAAGCCGGTTCAGATCGATGAGGTCATCATGGGCCTGGTGCTCTTCGCCGGGCAGCGCCAGAACCCGGCGCGGCTGGCTTCCGTATACGCCGGCCTGCCCAAAGAGACGCCGGCCTTCACCCTGAACAAGCTGTGCGCCTCCGGCATGAAGGCGATAGCACTGGGTGCGCAGTCGATAATGATGGGCGAGGCCGATGTCGTGGTCGCCGGCGGCATGGAAAGCATGAGCGGAGTGCCTTACTCGCTGCCCAAGGCGCGATGGGGATACCGCATGGACCTCGACGGCCACGGCGAGATGAACGACCTGCTGCTCTGGGACGCCCTGCTGGAGACATTTTACGATTACCATATGGGCGTCACTGCCGAGAACATCGCCGCCAAGTACGGCATTACGCGCAAGGAACAGGACGAGCTGGGCCTGATGAGCCACAACCGCGCGCGGCAAGCTATCGCCGAGGGCATCTTCAAGAAGGAGATCGTGCCGGTCATGGTTCCGCAGAAGAAGGGCGATCCCGTCGCTTTCGATACCGACGAGCGCCCTATGGATACAAGCCTTGAGAAGATGGCCAAGCTGCCCACTATGTTCAAGAAGGACGGAACGGTCACCGCGGGCAACGCATCCGGCGTCAACGACGCGGCGGCGGCGGTGGTGCTGATGTCGGCGGAGAAGGCCAAGGAACTGGGTATAAAACCTATGGCCAAGATAACGGCCTTCACGTCCGTCGCGCTGAACCCGGCTTACATGGGATTGGGCCCGATCCCAGCCGTGCGCAAACTGCTGGATAAGACCGGACTCAAGCTGGACGATTTCGATAACATCGAGCTCAATGAGGCCTTTGCGGCGCAGGCCATCGGCTGCATACGCGAGCTGAAAGTGAACATGGACAAGACAAATATCCACGGCAGCGGAATCTCGCTGGGACATCCCATCGGCTGCACCGGCGCGCGCCTGGTGGTCACGCTGATGCACGAGATGGAACGCAGCAATCTCAAGCGCGGCCTGGCCTCGCTCTGCGTGGGCGGCGGCCAGGGCATGGCAATAGCTCTGGAACGATAA